From the genome of Naumovozyma castellii chromosome 7, complete genome:
TGGCGGAAATTTGCGGGTAACGTTTTCCTGGAAAATTTTACTGTGGACAAACGAGAAAACAGTGAGCATTCATTCATCATTGTTGCTCCTATATTAGTGACTTCCCCTTGGAACAGTGATACTAAGTTGTTCAGATCTCCAAGAACAAGATGTCCGACTTGGAAAGTGTATGTTGCAATTTTTCCTGCTTCCTTTGAAAGTTTTGTTGACTTGAATGCGAATGCTGGGTGGTTTATTGATTTGACCCTTCACGAAGTGGTCCTGCTCCTGGTCCTGCTATTGTATTGTATGCTTTGTACGGTATGGTATGGTGTCCGGTTCGGTGGTGTCCATTTGATTACAAGGATCCTCCATTCTTCCCTTTTCATATCTGCTTTTCTTTTCCGTTTGGCTGTTGAGTACTAAGTTTTCATTTTACTAATacgttattattattggtgtTGTCGCCATCCTATTTTGATACTCGTGTTCGTTATATGAGATCATTTGCTGATGTTCGAGACCGGTTTTTAATTGCATTATTTTAGAATAACAATCAACGTAGCAGATCAAGATCCCCCGTTCGTCGTCGTATGAGCGATGACCGTGGTGATCGTCGTGCTGGTGGGTATGGtaatgaaagaagaagagggTACAGTTCGAGAGATAACTACAGACAACAAGATAGAAGAAATGATTCCCGTGGTAATGGTAGTGCTAGTAGTAGTGGTAGTAGGTATGGTAGTAGAGATGACTACCGTAGTGGCCGTAGGGAAAATTATCGTAGTAGGGGAGTGGATGATAGGAGACGAGGGCCATCTAGATATGCAAAAGGCGATTATGGTCCGGTATTGGCCAGAGAACTAGACAGCACTTACGAGGAGAAAGTGAATAGAAATTACGCTAATAGTATTTTTGTTGGAAATTTGACGTATGATTGTACTCCAGAAGACTTGAGAGATTATTTTTCAGGGATTGGTGAGGTGGTACGTGCTGATATCATTACATCAAAGGGTCACCATAGAGGGATGGGTACCGTGGAATTTACCAATTCAAGGGATGTGGAAGAAGCCATTCGTCAGTATGATAGTTCATACTTCATGGACCgtcaaatatttgttagACAAGATAACCCACCACCAGATAACGGACGTAACGAAAGAACACCTTCTAGAAGAACTACGGCACCTTCCTCGCGACAACAAGATATTTCCTCAGGAGCGTACTCTATGCAATCCAATATGAAACAAGGATACGAAATATTTGTGGCAAATTTACCATACTCTATCAATTGGCAAGCTCTAAAGGATATGTTTAAGGAATGTGGTGATGTCATGCGTGCAGATGTCGAATTAGATCGTGCAGGTCGTTCCAGAGGGTTTGGGACAGTTATTTTCCGTACCAGAGATGATATGGAAAGGGCCATCGATAGATATAACAGATTTGAGGTGGATGGAAGAACCCTGGACGTAAGAGAAGGCCATAGTAATAACCGTAATGATGACATGAACATACAACACCAAACTCAAAATGCAATGACTAACGACGCTACTTCGGATGCCACAAGTAATGAAAGAAGTCTACCTACACAACCATCAGAACCAGCATCCAATAGAACATCCACATTTACTGAAGGTGTTGTGGAAGGCGGTGAACGCAACACACTAATTTATTGCAGTAACCTACCTCCTTCTACTGCAAGAAGTGACTTATACGATCTTTTTGAAAGCATTGGTAAGGTAAGGAATGCCGAATTGAAGTATGATCGTAATGGGGAAACTACTGGCGTTGCCATTGTGGAATTCATTAGCCAGGATGACGCAGATGTGTGCATTGAGagattaaataaatataattatgGTGGTTGTGATTTGGAGATATCGTATGCGAAACGTGTATGAACATTTAATATCAATTCTCTCTGTTAGTTTCTCAATTCAATATATAAAACTTCAGCATACTTTGTTGAGTATATTCAACTATGTACATGAATTAATAGTCGTATCGACAGAAATgtaattttgttttctgtTTTTGATAAACGATGATGTAGATCATTaagttgaaattttttaaatagggagaaaatatttcagttTGAGAAACACGTAAATCTCTTTCAGGACTGCACTTAGGTAGGCTCATCTCCTATAGATTAACGGTCTAAAAAACAATATTATACACGAACCATACCCACATTATGATCTGGGAACCATTCCATCTCAAACTGCTTACAGTATTAATAATTCTAGGATGTCTAATAGCACTCCTTTATTTCCGCAGAAGAACGATAAGTATGTTTCAAAATCACTGATTACCATTTCCAAGTTATCTTTTTTACTAACTGCATTGACACTTTAAGAATacaaatttattgaagtAACGACCAGGTTGAAGCACCGCTTTGGTGGTCATATAATGctcaataattcatttgCTGAAGATTTAGAAAGTGGCCTACATTCGAGACACTTCGATATCATATCACAAAATACAGACGATAATAGATCTGGTTTAGATGATGCAGCCAAGGAGGAAATCCGTCAAATAATGGAAGCTGAGAATTTAAGTTTCGACAAGGCAAGATTGCTATATACGGAGAGGCAATTTGGTCAAAATGGAATTGCACCTAATGGTATGCCCATGGATCCAAAGGCGGTTACTTTCAATTCGAGCAAATAAATCATACTTAACAATAATCtcaataataaatacaTATTGAAGTAATATTATATGCATCAAGTGTTAATTTATATTGCACCCTCTATTCTATATACAGGTTATAATAATCACAAGTCTATAGGAATTTTATCATACTATCAATACAGTATAGTTTTCGTTTCCTCAAGCGATTGAAGCATAAAATGCATTGTCTCATACACACCCAGGAAGATGGCACCGCCGGCACTAATCCACATTGTCCTTGGATATATTCCACTAAAAAAATCTTAAAGCCTTCCtctttgtaaatatttcttatTAATGACTTGATGGGGATGGAATCCTTATTTAACATCAATCTTGTTTTGAGGAAATCTAATGGTGTAGTAGTAGCAGCAGCAATTCCACCTGCAATAGAGCCACAAATGGCACCCTTCCAAGGTTTCAAATGCCCCACTTCATTATCATACAATGCCCATTCCTTTTTCATAAATTCGTAAAGAGGAAATTGAATACAGGTGAAAGGAATTTCCCTCATAATCGTCGTGGACCAACCTCTATACAGATTTCTTATAATCCCCTCTTGATTCtcattcttcaaaatcgTTCTAAACGTTTGCCATGACGAATTTGTAGAGTGAACTTGAGTTCGTTGCTTAATAACTTCTGCGGGAACTCGAACCAAGCAGGCTGCCAATTCTCCCATTGATGATGCTATCATATGTACAATCGTATCAACAGAATGTGGACTTCTAGTTCCTGAGCTATTGATTACTCTTTCGACATGAGGACGTACACGAACTTTCATAGAATCGTATGTAACAAAAAATAACGATGCACTGGGGGCAGATGCCACTACAGCACTTCCCAACCCTCGATATATCCCATGGTATCCACCATTTTGGAAGAATCCACCCTTTGCCTGTAGTCTTGTCTTCAAAGTGTCAATTGGGAAGAAAACCAGATCTGTCGAGGTACCGGCTGCAGCACCGGAAAGTAGTGACATGACAAATGCAGTGAGGACCATAATTAATGGTCGTTACTGACTTAATGGTGGTACTTCCCTCTTGGTATTTCGAGATGATCTCGCTATATGAGATACtcattaaaatttcttaccctcctttaataattttggcATCTTCAAGGAAATAACACTATAAAGAGAACCACGTATAAAGGACGACAAGCAAGACATTGCAAGAACAGTGAGTATTAGGGTGTAAGATGTATCAATTGAGTGCCACATTACTGGGACATACCCAAGATGTTAAGGATATTGTGGTTATAGATGACTCGCAGGTTGCAAGTGTATCCAGAGATGGAACCTTGAGATTATGGAAACATAATGATAATGGAACTTGGCAAGATATTGTAATGGCCACTAGTGAGAAGTTTCTAAATGCAGTGTGTTACGACAAGGATCATGAGTTATTATTCTATTCCGGTCAAGAATCTTTAATTAACGGTGTTTCACTATTGGACATAGAAAGTATAGATAAGGATCCTCTTTATACTTTGATTGGTCATCACTCCAACGTATGTGCGTTAAGTTATAAACATATGAGCGCTATTATTAGTGGTAGTTGGGATACTACTGCAAAAGTGTGGATCAATGGTGCGTTGCAATGGTCTTTGGAGGGACATCAGGCTTCAGTTTGGGATGCAAAGATTATATCAGTCGAAGAGAACACATTTATTACAGCTTCTGCTGATAGGACGGTAAAACTCTGGAAGGAGAATaagttattgaaaacattTTCGGGAATTCATTCCGATGTGATCCGTAATATAGAAGTTTTATCATCCGGAAAAGAGATTGCCACTTGTTCTAATGATGGGACCATTAAGATATCTGATTTAGATGGTAACATTAAACAAGTCTTATCAGGACATGAAAGTTTTGTTTACAACGTGAAGTTATCTAAACAAGGTGATAAACTTGTCTCATGTGGGGAAGACAGATCATTGAGAATTTGggatataaataataatttcaatatcaagCAAGTAATTAAGCTACCAGCAGTATCCATTTGGTGT
Proteins encoded in this window:
- the PET8 gene encoding Pet8p (ancestral locus Anc_1.404), producing the protein MVLTAFVMSLLSGAAAGTSTDLVFFPIDTLKTRLQAKGGFFQNGGYHGIYRGLGSAVVASAPSASLFFVTYDSMKVRVRPHVERVINSSGTRSPHSVDTIVHMIASSMGELAACLVRVPAEVIKQRTQVHSTNSSWQTFRTILKNENQEGIIRNLYRGWSTTIMREIPFTCIQFPLYEFMKKEWALYDNEVGHLKPWKGAICGSIAGGIAAATTTPLDFLKTRLMLNKDSIPIKSLIRNIYKEEGFKIFLVEYIQGQCGLVPAVPSSWVCMRQCILCFNRLRKRKLYCIDSMIKFL
- the HRB1 gene encoding mRNA-binding protein (ancestral locus Anc_1.408) yields the protein MSDDRGDRRAGGYGNERRRGYSSRDNYRQQDRRNDSRGNGSASSSGSRYGSRDDYRSGRRENYRSRGVDDRRRGPSRYAKGDYGPVLARELDSTYEEKVNRNYANSIFVGNLTYDCTPEDLRDYFSGIGEVVRADIITSKGHHRGMGTVEFTNSRDVEEAIRQYDSSYFMDRQIFVRQDNPPPDNGRNERTPSRRTTAPSSRQQDISSGAYSMQSNMKQGYEIFVANLPYSINWQALKDMFKECGDVMRADVELDRAGRSRGFGTVIFRTRDDMERAIDRYNRFEVDGRTLDVREGHSNNRNDDMNIQHQTQNAMTNDATSDATSNERSLPTQPSEPASNRTSTFTEGVVEGGERNTLIYCSNLPPSTARSDLYDLFESIGKVRNAELKYDRNGETTGVAIVEFISQDDADVCIERLNKYNYGGCDLEISYAKRV